Below is a genomic region from Ancylothrix sp. D3o.
TAATCGCTGATCACTGGTTAGTGCCGCCCAATTTGGCAGAAAATTATACAGAAAAAGTTATTTATTTGCCGCACGGTTTTGTTAGCTCAAAATTAGCGATTTCTGAGGTGCCGGTGAGACGAGCAGATTTTAGTGTGCCAGAGTGTGCGTTTGTATTTTGCTGTTTTAATGCAGCTTATAAAATTGAGCCGGTGGTTTTTGCTGTTTGGATGAGGATTTTGCAGGCTGTGCCTGATAGTGTGCTGTGGCTGTTTGACGACGAGTGTGCTACTTTTCGAGAAAATATGCGCCACCAGGCGGAAAGTTTAGGCGTGAGTGCAGATAGGTTTGTGTTTGCGGGCACTTTGCCTTTGGCTGAACATTTGCGCCGGTGTGCTTTGGCGGATTTGTTTTTGGATACGTTTGTGTATAATGCCGGTGCGACAGCGGTAGTGGCATTGAAAGCGGGGGTGCCGGTGTTGACGGTGCCGGGTGATACTTATGTGGCGCGGATGGGTGCAAGCGTTTGTGCGGCGGCTGGTTTGGAGGAGATGATTTGCAATAGTCTTGAAGAGTACGAAAAGCGAGCTATTTATTTCGCTACG
It encodes:
- a CDS encoding UDP-N-acetylglucosamine-peptide N-acetylglucosaminyltransferase produces the protein MPPNLAENYTEKVIYLPHGFVSSKLAISEVPVRRADFSVPECAFVFCCFNAAYKIEPVVFAVWMRILQAVPDSVLWLFDDECATFRENMRHQAESLGVSADRFVFAGTLPLAEHLRRCALADLFLDTFVYNAGATAVVALKAGVPVLTVPGDTYVARMGASVCAAAGLEEMICNSLEEYEKRAIYFATHRDELAEIRQKLEANLQTAPLFDTALFIKNLEAALLEILPKPVKPTIEKLPKVSLVMTVYNSALYLGLAE